The region GGATATCGTCGATCAGGCGGCGCATCCGGCGGGCCTGATCCAGCATGATGGACAGGAAACGGTCCTGGGCTTCCGGATCGTTCTTCGCGGCCCCTTGGATGGTTTCGATAAAGCCGGTCAGGGACGCCAGCGGCGTGCGCAGTTCGTGGCTGGCATTTGCGACAAAGTCCGTGCGCGTGCGCTCAAGCCGCCGGTTTTCCGTCAGGTCCTGAATGACGACCAGGATAAAGTCCGGCAGGCCGTGCGGCCGGTCCCGGGCGTCGGAACCGGGCATGTAGATCGGCGCGATATGCGCTTCGTACCAGGTCTCGGTCGGCACCCGTTCGGTCCAGTTGATGCGCTCCGTGCCGCCGGTCGCGCAGACGCGGTCGAAAGCTTCGAGCAAGGACGGCGCCCGCAGGAAAAACGACAGGGGACTGCCCGGCTTCACGCCGCTATAGAGGGTCTGAGCCTGTGTGTTGACATAGCGGATTATTCCACGGCCATCGGCGACGAAACAGGGAGTCGGCAAAGCGTCCACCGTCACCTTCATGCCGGTGCCGGGCCACATCCTGCGGACTTCCCGTTGCGCATTGAACTTGACCCGCCGGCTTGCGGAGCGCCGTGGCACGAAGGCGGCCGCGAACGTCAGCGCCGCCATTGCGGCCACCGCAGCCGTGACCGGAACCTGATAGGCAAAGACGGCGGAACCGGCAGCCAGGAGGGCCGTCAGGAGGATCCAGCGCGCTTCGCCTATTCTTGTCAGCGGCGATGCGGTGGCCCGGGCCTCGGAGGTTTCCTCAAGGGGCGATGGGGATAAGGTCATGATTTTTATAAGCGCTTGTCAGCCAGCGGTTTACGCCACGATCGCGGATACTATTTCGACGTCTCAGCAAATGTGCAAGGCTGAAACAGGGAGATCGGGAAACGCTCTAACATGGCAAGCATGTCAACTGCGCGACAGCGGCGGTTGGTTTGCCTGCAGACCACACGGCGAAATTGCACACCGCCGTGGAGGCGCAGATCACCGCCACACGGCCGTGCGGGCGGCTTCCTTCAGATTGGCGATGATCCGGGGCCATCCTTCCGGCCGGCGCATCTGTTCAAGATAGGACGGGCCATGTTCCCCGTGGCGGAGAAAGGCGTCATGCACGATCTCCAGGCGTGTTGCATCGCCCGATTCCCTGAAATTCACCATCACCCGGCTCGCCGCAGCCGGATCGGCGATCTCAACTCCCTCCTGCGAGACCTGCCAGGCCAGACGGAGATACAGCGGAGGCTCGATCGAAAGCACCGTCCCCCAGATCCGGCGGCGGCCCTTTTTGTCGATCTCATAGCAACGGCCGCCGGGAAAAGGTTCTATGCCGGCTTCGACGGGTCCCTCGCCTGCCTCGGAGAACGGCGAGGACCACCACAGATCAGGCCGATCGACAAACAGGGAAAAGGCGCGCTCTCGCGGCAGGTCCAAAAGGCTCTCGAACCGGCATTCAGTTTCGTGTGTCATGGCTTTCCGTCGACAAGCGAATCTCAGTGGTCAGGACCGATCTGACGGACAATGTTCCATAGATTCCCCCTGCTTGGCAAAGGTCTGGCTCGATACGCCAAAGGAAAAGGCGGTTTCAAGCCAATGCCCGCGCATTGACCATTGCCTTCACCTGCGAACCGGACCACGTTCTGCAGAGAGTTCTAAAAGCCCCTCGCACGGCAATCCGGCATGAAACACGATCGCGACTTCGACCCCACCTACGGAACCGCCGTTGAACTGCTGCCCGGCCTGCGCCGGCTGACGGCGCACAATCCCGGCCCCTTTACCTTCTTCGGCACCAACACCTATCTGCTCGGCACGGACCGGCTCGTGGTCGTCGATCCCGGTCCCGCTCTGCCGGACCATATCGGCGACATCGTAAAGGCGGCCGGCGGCGCGCGGATCGAAGCCATCCTGGTCAGCCACACACATGTGGACCATTCGCCGGGGGCACGCCTGCTCAAGGAACAGACCGGGGCAGCGATCGTCGGCTGCGGCATCCACCGGGCTGCCCGGGAGCTGCTGGAGGATGAGATCAATCCGCTCGACGCCAGCGGCGACAAGGACTATCTGCCGGACCGGGAGCTGCGGGATGGCGAAGTTCTCCAGGCGGCGGGTCTGTCGCTGGAGACGATCGAGACGCCCGGGCACACGGCAAATCATCTGTGTTTTGTGCTGCAGGGCGAGGACGTTCTCCTTTCCGCCGATCATGTCATGGGCTGGTCCACGTCGATCGTCGCGCCGCCCGACGGCAGCATGAGGGACTACATGGTCTCCATCGACAAACTTCTGGACCGGCCGGAGCAGACCTATTTTCCCGGCCATGGCGGCGTTCTCCGCAACGCCCTCGCCTATGTCGGCGAGTTGAAACGCCACCGTCTGAACAGGGAAGCCTCGATCCTGGAAGAACTCGCCGCAGGTCCGGCGACCATTGCGCAGATCGTCGCCAGGCTCTACGTGGAGGTCGACCCTGCCCTCCACCCGGCCGCCGCGCTTTCGGTTTTCGCCCATCTTGAGGATCTGGCCGCGCGCGGCCTGGTGTCCGCTGCGCCGGGCCTGTCCCTGACGGCGGAATTCAGGCTAGAGCGCAGGACCGATTGACGGGGAGCCGGTTTCCGTAGCCGGGGTCGCCAACCGCCGGTCAGCCTTCGAGGTCGCTCAGCCCGAGATCATCCGCGACCGGTTCGTCCTCGCTCTCGATGTAGGGCTTGAAGCCCGGCTGCGGGATGGTCTCGCGCGGTTCCTCCTGCGGCTGTGGCAGCAATTCCTCCTCGTCCAGGCCGGCTTCCTCGACAGAGAGGCGGGCCAGATCGCCGTAGGTTTCCAGCAGCACCCGGTCGATTTCAGCGAAGACGGTACGGATGTGGTCGGGGTTGCCTGACAGATCCTTCAAGGTTGTTCGCGATGTGGCGCGGACATCCAGAAGCGCGCCGACCGCGTCGGGGCGGATGCGGAGCGCCACGTCATGCTTCAATCCGAGGATCTGCGTGGTGCCTTCGGCCTGGAGCCACGTGGGATCATCGAGCAGATCAGGCGGCAACTCGCCGACAACAGTCCATCCCAACTCTTCAAAGGCTTTCTCTGCGGCGGCATGCAATTGGGCGGGGGGATCCTGTATCTGCGCGAGACGATATCGGGGTAAAGCTGTTCCTGGCCGGCACCGGCCGAAAGGCTGCGGTCGGACAGTCCCGCAATGAACGGCCAGACACGATCCGCCGCCGCATCCTGCAGCCAGTTCAAGAACGGCTGTTCACCCGCCACCGCCTGGCGCTTCAGCTCCGGCGGATTGCCGAGATCCGTGGACAGATCCTCCGCTTCGGGGCGCAGGACCAGCATCGCCAGAACCAGAGCGGGCGGCACGAGAGACAGTCCGCTGAAGACGAGCCCGGCCAGCGCCGAGGGAATTCCCGGTCCGCCATAGGTCCATATCCGGTGGAATGCGGTCGCGGCCATTGCCGCCGACAACAGCGCTATTGCGGCAGCGGCGATCAGCGACAGCACGAAAACGTCGGCGCTGATCAGGTCGAACCGCTTGAGCAGAAAGGCGATCACGGCCAGTGCAAGCGCAAGCGCTCCGGTCACCCGGCTGGCGGGGGCTGAGGCAGTTCTGTTGACGGCGTAGCGCTTCATGGCCTTCCAACCTGCATTGCCCGCCGGCCGCTTGGCGCGGGCATATGAGTCTTTCCTCCTTTACAGGCAAATTGTCAAAAATGAACTTCACTTCGCCTGCACTCTCATCATACTTTCATAGCAACAGCATAAGAACCAGGCTCGGCCGGGCCAGGATCCGGCCGGAATGATTTTTGGAATCGGGGTGGGGCATGACCGGAACGCGGTTCCGTCATCCGGCAGGTGGTCCAGACAAGACGAGCGGCGGAAACGGCCGCAAACCGGCGGCATTCACAGCTCTCTCAAGGCCGGGTTACGGCACTATCTGCCTTTGCTATCTCCTGACCCTCACCGTGTTTCTGTCACCACTGGCCCTGGTCATGGCAATCCTCTTTGCGGACATCGGGCCGCACGCGTTCAGGGCGCACTATTTCTATATCCGCACCAGCGTCGGGCTTCTGGTGATCGGGGCCGGCCTGGGCTGCCTCATGATCGTGCTTGGCGCCTCGTTTTCCACAACGTTGATTTTCGCCGGATTGGCCTTTGTGGTCCTGACCGTGGCCCTGACCCTGGCGCGCGGTGTCACCGGGCTTTCCCGCGCGCTGCGCTGCCGGCCTCCGCGGAACTACCGAAGCTATTTTGTGTGAACTTCCCGAAATCGGCCGTTTACATTTCCAGAAAGCAAAATGGTAAAGATTTACTTACCAGAAACGTTCAACTTCCTGTCGATATCGTCACATCCTGTTATTGTTTTTGACTGGTCACGCCGAAACTTTAGGCGCATCCTTGCGTTGTCAGGTAAGGCATTGGCATTCGCAAGGCGGACGGCCATCCAAATGCCTTAGTTGAATACGACATGCACCTGCGCCCGCGTGAAGTCACGA is a window of Roseibium salinum DNA encoding:
- a CDS encoding DUF1499 domain-containing protein — its product is MGWTVVGELPPDLLDDPTWLQAEGTTQILGLKHDVALRIRPDAVGALLDVRATSRTTLKDLSGNPDHIRTVFAEIDRVLLETYGDLARLSVEEAGLDEEELLPQPQEEPRETIPQPGFKPYIESEDEPVADDLGLSDLEG
- a CDS encoding SRPBCC family protein, whose product is MTHETECRFESLLDLPRERAFSLFVDRPDLWWSSPFSEAGEGPVEAGIEPFPGGRCYEIDKKGRRRIWGTVLSIEPPLYLRLAWQVSQEGVEIADPAAASRVMVNFRESGDATRLEIVHDAFLRHGEHGPSYLEQMRRPEGWPRIIANLKEAARTAVWR
- a CDS encoding MBL fold metallo-hydrolase is translated as MKHDRDFDPTYGTAVELLPGLRRLTAHNPGPFTFFGTNTYLLGTDRLVVVDPGPALPDHIGDIVKAAGGARIEAILVSHTHVDHSPGARLLKEQTGAAIVGCGIHRAARELLEDEINPLDASGDKDYLPDRELRDGEVLQAAGLSLETIETPGHTANHLCFVLQGEDVLLSADHVMGWSTSIVAPPDGSMRDYMVSIDKLLDRPEQTYFPGHGGVLRNALAYVGELKRHRLNREASILEELAAGPATIAQIVARLYVEVDPALHPAAALSVFAHLEDLAARGLVSAAPGLSLTAEFRLERRTD
- a CDS encoding ATP-binding protein — protein: MTLSPSPLEETSEARATASPLTRIGEARWILLTALLAAGSAVFAYQVPVTAAVAAMAALTFAAAFVPRRSASRRVKFNAQREVRRMWPGTGMKVTVDALPTPCFVADGRGIIRYVNTQAQTLYSGVKPGSPLSFFLRAPSLLEAFDRVCATGGTERINWTERVPTETWYEAHIAPIYMPGSDARDRPHGLPDFILVVIQDLTENRRLERTRTDFVANASHELRTPLASLTGFIETIQGAAKNDPEAQDRFLSIMLDQARRMRRLIDDILSLSRIELKAHVRPENKLDLTDIVRHTSDALSPLAAEMKVEIRMDMPEKPVEVKGDRDELIQVAENLVENALKYGGSGKYVDLSLAEQRGADGGRLWVLSVRDYGEGIPREHLPRLTERFYRVDTDSSRAMKGTGLGLAIVKHIVTRHRGRLDIESEPGEGATFKVTLPAIQEPADVSGPSTA